ATTCAAAAGTATTGTGCGTTTTAAAAGTTTCGTAATCAAAATCCAACACAATATTATGAATCACTTTGATTGAAAGTGCGCCGATGAGCTTCTCCCAAAAATAAGGGCTACTAGAATCCAAGAAAATCTCCTGTCTTGTATAGCTTAGCACAAATTCTTGAAATAAAGAACTCAAATATCTTCTTGCAAGACGACTTGGACGATTGAGTTTCAAGCATACTTGCGAATTACCAAAAGAGCTTTGAATAATCTGCAAAGACACAATAATATGTTCCAATACCGCCCGATTTTCAATCATTTTAATACGAATAGGCAAATAACTGCTATCAATAATTGTTTGGAAATCCTCGCTGTCTTTTTTGGCTTCCTCTTGCATTGCGACATGGTATGCCCAATTCAAAAAATAGTCTTTTTTGTAACGTTCGCCATCGTCTAAGATTAGCACAGAGCTTGAAAGACGATAGGCTTTGGAAAAATGCTTATAAGCAAAATCCACCGCACGTTTTAAAAATTGCGATTCTTTTTCGATGCTGATTTGAATGTATGGCTCTAAGAGCTCTACTTTCATAAACTTCCCTTCAGTCTTTAATCCTAAATTCGTCGCCATTATTGGCGTGTTAAAGTAGATTAAGCAATTCTAATTCCACTTTTTTATTTTTGAATATCAACACTCTTTTGCTCTGCCTTAATTGCTGTGAGATTCTGCATAATTTTATCTATTTCTTTCTTAAGTTCAAAAGAGGCTTGCGTAATTAATTGCATTTTATCCTGTGTGGTTTGTTCGTTTTGATTCAAAAACTGCGCATAAGTTTTTTTAAGGCAATTCATTGGTCCAAAAAGACGCGCTTGAAATTGTTCAAAGCAAAAAGTTTCATTTAAACTCTCTCGCACATTTTCCAAAGTCGGATTAAACAAGGCAAACTCCTCTTGATTTTCTCTATGCTTAGTGATTGCATTTTTAATCTTTAAATCCAAACGATTCAAAGTCAAATCTATTGCATTATTATAGCTAAGAGCTAGAAAATTGCTTAAGACATTCAATTCACTACGCAAATAAGAGGTTGCAACAAGAGCATTTTTGTTAAAATCATCTAGTAGATTTTCGTAACAATTTTGAGCAAATTCTCGCAAATTTCCCAATGCTTGACTTTGAGGTGCGACAAGATAAAGCTCAATATTTTTGGGGGCATTATGCTGCCATTTTGCTAATTCTTGTTTTAAGGCATTGGTATTTTGCCCAATAGAGCGCACAAACAAATCCAAAAAGTTCTTAATTTTCACACTTAGCGCCTTATAATCTTTCACTAATTGCGTATCTTGGTTTTGTAATTCTATATGTAGCTTTTCTATTGGGAGAATTACCACTTCTTTATTAGTTTCAACAGACTTTGTGCGCAAAAGACCTTTTTCTTTTTGTGCAAAAGTAAAGGGCTTTTTCTCCAATGCGCTAAAGATTCTTTGCGCAAGCGTATCTAGCCACAAATCCAACCCGATATATAAATCATTAAAGATTTTTTGTTCCTTTTCTTGTGAAAGAGCGCAATTTGCAATACACTCTTGCAGGTTTTTTTGTAAAGTTCTTTGCAAGATTAAATAACATTGGTTAATTTTATGATATTGTAAATGTAGCAAAATGTGCATTTCGCGAAGTTTTTTAAGTGTGCTATAAGATTTAGCAAAACTTGCCTTGGGCTTAATAGTCTGATTTAGAAAGTCAAAAATCAAAGGCATATTAGAATCCTGCATTCGCTGTTCCGCATTTTGAGAGTTTAATGTTTCTAATTCTTGCCAAATTCCCTCTTGTAAATTCTGATAAGTTGCATTCAAAGATTCCATAATATCTTGCGGATTTTGAGACTTTTTAGAATCCCCATTAGAATCCTGCAAGGCAAGCGTTTGGATTATTTGCGCAAAAGAAAGA
This is a stretch of genomic DNA from Helicobacter ganmani. It encodes these proteins:
- a CDS encoding J domain-containing protein, producing MKVELLEPYIQISIEKESQFLKRAVDFAYKHFSKAYRLSSSVLILDDGERYKKDYFLNWAYHVAMQEEAKKDSEDFQTIIDSSYLPIRIKMIENRAVLEHIIVSLQIIQSSFGNSQVCLKLNRPSRLARRYLSSLFQEFVLSYTRQEIFLDSSSPYFWEKLIGALSIKVIHNIVLDFDYETFKTHNTFECFEEYLTKEEKILKKSYKILGCGYNDDFECVKNRYIELAKIYHPDNVYGQDKKIIDGYAEKFRLINEAYENIKSNFKRVA
- a CDS encoding dynamin family protein, whose amino-acid sequence is MLKQYLKECEILQAKIAQKSPTQRLILACQDNLNPSDYTLSFFENLQQKEVEPMQIAIIGQFSSGKSTFLNALLGQDILPTGITPITSKVCKICYGEDYILEILYKDGRKVLQNIDFLHKLSRENSQNIHHFCLYAPILFLKEINFLDTPGFNSQNSDDTHTTLKILENVDGIIWLTLIDNAGKNSEKALLKEFITHFAQKSLCVLNQKDRLKDEQEVQTSLEYAKVAFEGIFSEVIPISAKLALSARLNTPQKFLENKLLSFAQIIQTLALQDSNGDSKKSQNPQDIMESLNATYQNLQEGIWQELETLNSQNAEQRMQDSNMPLIFDFLNQTIKPKASFAKSYSTLKKLREMHILLHLQYHKINQCYLILQRTLQKNLQECIANCALSQEKEQKIFNDLYIGLDLWLDTLAQRIFSALEKKPFTFAQKEKGLLRTKSVETNKEVVILPIEKLHIELQNQDTQLVKDYKALSVKIKNFLDLFVRSIGQNTNALKQELAKWQHNAPKNIELYLVAPQSQALGNLREFAQNCYENLLDDFNKNALVATSYLRSELNVLSNFLALSYNNAIDLTLNRLDLKIKNAITKHRENQEEFALFNPTLENVRESLNETFCFEQFQARLFGPMNCLKKTYAQFLNQNEQTTQDKMQLITQASFELKKEIDKIMQNLTAIKAEQKSVDIQK